One Pseudomonas sp. AN-1 genomic region harbors:
- a CDS encoding alkaline phosphatase D family protein: MNALPLPDAHRNDLPAVLAGPLLRRLEARRLVLWLVASRPLEARLQLAWDDAQRGLVELDLPLGDSRCQRLAVGRHAWLHLIDVRLDEPLPVDTFIYYDLHIEEEDGGTRAIADWAPHLLYPGQARPDFVRRGRLDHLLHGSCRKPHHPSKDGLLQADALLAATRSQPAERPALLMLSGDQVYADDVAGPMLVAVHRLIERLGLYGEHLDGATVSTSEALYAHPAGYYRREDLLPAYTANEELRERFFGGVKKPVFTSANAHNHLVTFAEVLAMYLLVWSPTPWQLIAPRMPELPEHLATRYRAEEPLIRAFVADLPQAARALAQLPCLMIFDDHDITDDWNLSARWEQSAYGHPFSRRIVGNALLGYLLCQGWGNCPEAFAGELPAIRELLATPDRQQRLSAEAQDAVIDRLLTFDHWHYSLPGQPLLLVLDTRTRRWRSESYLSRPSGLMDWEALCELQHALLDEPAVVIVSPAPMFGVKLIEIVQRLFTWAGYPLLVDAENWMAHRGAAKVMLNIFRHSRTPANYVILSGDVHYSFAYEVHIRHRDSGPRIWQITSSGIKNEFPRRLLDWFDRLNRWLYAPHSLLNWFTKRRRMQITPRIPSRSQRGERLWNGAGLGQVRLDEQGRPCEIRQLNADGAEPTCFEAIARQEMDG; encoded by the coding sequence ATGAACGCCCTACCCTTGCCTGACGCCCACCGCAACGACCTGCCCGCCGTCCTTGCCGGCCCGCTGCTGCGCCGCCTCGAAGCCCGCCGCCTGGTGCTGTGGCTGGTCGCCTCGCGGCCGCTGGAAGCCCGCCTGCAGCTCGCCTGGGACGACGCGCAGCGCGGCCTGGTCGAGCTCGACCTGCCGCTGGGCGACTCCCGCTGCCAGCGCCTGGCCGTCGGCCGCCATGCCTGGCTGCACCTGATCGACGTCCGCCTGGATGAACCGCTGCCGGTCGACACCTTCATCTATTACGACCTGCATATAGAAGAAGAGGACGGCGGCACCCGGGCGATCGCCGACTGGGCCCCTCATCTGTTGTACCCGGGACAAGCGCGGCCGGATTTCGTGCGCCGCGGCCGCCTCGATCACCTGCTGCACGGCTCCTGCCGCAAGCCGCATCACCCCAGCAAGGACGGTCTGCTGCAGGCCGACGCGCTGCTCGCCGCCACTCGCTCGCAGCCGGCCGAGCGGCCGGCGCTGCTGATGCTCAGCGGCGACCAGGTCTACGCCGACGATGTCGCCGGCCCGATGCTGGTGGCCGTCCACCGCCTGATCGAACGCCTCGGCCTGTACGGCGAGCACCTCGACGGCGCCACGGTCAGTACCAGCGAGGCCCTCTACGCGCACCCGGCCGGCTACTACCGGCGCGAAGACCTGCTGCCCGCCTACACCGCCAACGAGGAACTGCGCGAGCGCTTCTTCGGCGGCGTGAAGAAGCCGGTGTTCACCAGCGCCAACGCGCACAACCACCTGGTCACCTTCGCCGAGGTGCTGGCCATGTACCTGCTGGTCTGGTCGCCCACTCCCTGGCAGTTGATCGCTCCGCGCATGCCGGAGCTGCCCGAGCACCTGGCGACTCGCTACCGTGCGGAGGAGCCCCTGATCCGCGCCTTCGTCGCCGACCTGCCGCAGGCCGCGCGGGCCCTGGCCCAGCTGCCGTGCCTGATGATCTTCGACGACCACGACATCACCGACGACTGGAACCTCTCCGCGCGCTGGGAGCAGAGTGCCTACGGCCACCCGTTCTCGCGACGCATCGTCGGCAACGCCCTGCTCGGCTACCTGCTGTGCCAGGGCTGGGGCAACTGCCCGGAGGCCTTCGCTGGCGAGCTGCCGGCGATCCGCGAGTTGCTCGCCACCCCGGACCGGCAGCAGCGGCTGAGCGCCGAAGCGCAGGACGCCGTCATCGACCGCCTGCTGACCTTCGACCACTGGCACTACAGCCTGCCCGGCCAGCCACTCTTGCTGGTGCTCGACACCCGCACCCGCCGCTGGCGCAGCGAAAGCTACCTGAGCCGCCCCTCCGGCCTGATGGACTGGGAAGCCCTCTGCGAGCTGCAGCACGCCCTGCTCGACGAGCCGGCGGTGGTCATCGTCTCGCCCGCGCCGATGTTCGGCGTCAAGCTGATCGAGATCGTCCAGCGCCTGTTCACCTGGGCCGGCTACCCGCTGCTGGTCGACGCGGAAAACTGGATGGCCCACCGCGGCGCGGCCAAGGTGATGCTCAACATCTTCCGCCACTCGCGCACGCCGGCGAACTACGTGATCCTCTCCGGCGACGTGCACTACTCCTTCGCCTACGAGGTGCACATCCGCCACCGCGACAGCGGTCCGCGCATCTGGCAGATCACCAGCAGCGGCATCAAGAACGAATTCCCGCGCCGCCTGCTCGACTGGTTCGACCGCCTCAACCGCTGGCTGTACGCCCCGCATTCGCTGCTCAACTGGTTCACCAAGCGCCGCCGCATGCAGATCACCCCGCGCATCCCCAGCCGCAGCCAGCGCGGCGAGCGCCTGTGGAACGGCGCCGGCCTGGGCCAGGTGCGCCTGGACGAACAGGGCCGGCCCTGCGAGATCCGCCAGCTGAACGCCGACGGCGCGGAGCCGACGTGCTTCGAGGCCATCGCGCGGCAGGAAATGGACGGCTGA
- a CDS encoding GNAT family N-acetyltransferase, translating to MIIQTLERIGELPAAQWDALLADGQPFLRHAFLAALEDSGSVGTRTGWQPAHRLLRAADGRLLAAMPAYVKSHSRGEYVFDWAWADACQRAGIAYYPKLLAAVPFSPVSGTRLLARDAPAAGGLLDAVSAQLPGLRLSGLHVNFTDAFADGVLAGREGWLERLGCQFHWFNRGYRDFQDFLDALSSRKRKQLRREREQVKAQGLDFDWREGGQLTEAEWDFVYACYANTYAVRGQHPYLTRAFFSLLAARMPEAIRVVLARQGSRPVAMAFFLVDGDCLYGRYWGCLAEFDRLHFEACLYQGLDMAIGERLARFDAGAQGEHKLVRGFEPVLTRSWHYLCHPGLRAAVADFLHEECAAVRRYAEQACEALPYRQE from the coding sequence ATGATCATCCAGACCCTTGAGCGTATCGGTGAACTGCCCGCCGCGCAGTGGGATGCCCTGTTGGCCGACGGCCAGCCCTTCCTGCGCCACGCCTTCCTCGCCGCCCTGGAGGACAGCGGCAGCGTCGGCACGCGTACCGGCTGGCAGCCGGCCCATCGTCTGCTGCGCGCTGCCGATGGCCGGCTGCTGGCGGCCATGCCGGCCTACGTGAAGAGTCATTCGCGTGGCGAATACGTGTTCGACTGGGCCTGGGCCGATGCCTGCCAGCGTGCCGGCATCGCCTACTACCCCAAGCTGCTGGCGGCGGTGCCCTTTTCCCCGGTGAGCGGCACGCGCCTGCTGGCGCGCGATGCGCCGGCGGCCGGTGGACTGCTCGATGCCGTGAGCGCGCAGCTTCCCGGGCTGAGGCTGTCCGGGCTGCATGTGAACTTCACTGACGCCTTTGCCGATGGCGTGCTGGCGGGGCGTGAGGGCTGGCTGGAGCGTCTTGGCTGCCAGTTCCACTGGTTCAATCGTGGCTATCGCGATTTCCAGGACTTCCTCGATGCCCTGAGTTCGCGCAAGCGCAAGCAACTGCGCAGGGAGCGCGAGCAAGTGAAGGCGCAGGGCCTCGACTTCGACTGGCGCGAAGGTGGTCAACTGACCGAGGCGGAATGGGATTTCGTGTATGCCTGCTACGCCAACACCTACGCCGTACGCGGGCAACATCCCTATCTGACCCGCGCCTTCTTCAGCCTGCTGGCCGCGCGAATGCCGGAAGCGATCCGCGTGGTGCTGGCGCGCCAGGGCAGTCGCCCGGTGGCCATGGCCTTCTTCCTGGTGGATGGCGATTGCCTGTACGGTCGCTACTGGGGCTGTCTGGCGGAGTTCGATCGCCTGCACTTCGAGGCCTGCCTCTACCAGGGACTGGACATGGCCATCGGTGAGAGACTGGCGCGCTTCGACGCGGGGGCGCAGGGCGAGCACAAGCTGGTCCGCGGCTTCGAGCCGGTGCTGACCCGCTCCTGGCATTACCTGTGCCATCCCGGCTTGCGGGCGGCAGTGGCGGACTTTCTGCATGAGGAGTGTGCGGCAGTGCGGCGCTATGCCGAGCAGGCATGCGAGGCGCTGCCCTATCGTCAGGAGTAG
- a CDS encoding peptidylprolyl isomerase — MLKKLAMTACALFLSASALAAEAPRVLLTTSLGDIEVELNEEKAPISVKNFLGYVDSGFYNGVQFHRVIPGFMIQTGGFTADMQQKDTRAPIKNEADNGLHNVRGTLAMARTNMVDSATSQFFINLTDNAFLDHGGRDFGYAVFGKVVRGMEVVDRIARVRTGNRGMHQNVPVEPVLIESAKRL, encoded by the coding sequence ATGCTGAAGAAACTCGCCATGACCGCCTGCGCCCTTTTCCTCTCCGCCAGTGCGCTGGCCGCCGAGGCACCGCGTGTACTGCTCACCACCAGCCTCGGCGACATCGAGGTCGAACTGAACGAGGAAAAGGCGCCGATCAGCGTGAAGAACTTCCTCGGCTACGTCGACAGCGGCTTCTACAACGGCGTGCAGTTCCACCGGGTCATCCCCGGCTTCATGATCCAGACCGGCGGCTTCACCGCCGACATGCAGCAGAAGGACACCCGCGCGCCGATCAAGAACGAGGCCGACAACGGCCTGCACAACGTGCGCGGCACACTGGCCATGGCCCGCACCAACATGGTCGACAGCGCCACCAGCCAGTTCTTCATCAACCTGACCGACAACGCCTTCCTCGATCACGGCGGCCGCGACTTCGGCTATGCGGTATTCGGCAAGGTGGTGCGCGGCATGGAGGTGGTCGACCGGATCGCCCGCGTGCGTACCGGCAACCGCGGCATGCACCAGAACGTGCCGGTCGAGCCGGTACTGATCGAGTCGGCCAAGCGCCTGTAA
- a CDS encoding OprO/OprP family phosphate-selective porin has product MIRKHFAGIAASALALAVSAQAVAGTVTTDGADIVLKTKGGLEVATADKEFAFKVGGRLQADYSSFDGFYTVNGNTADAAYFRRAFLEISGVAYKDWAYTINYDFSHNAGSQEDGYFDEASIAYTGFKPVTIKVGRFDPAFGLEKATSSKWVTAQERNAAYDLVDWANGHQNGLGIEVSATPTESLFGSVGVSAKDQNDVDGESVKQVNLRGVFAPLHESGNVLHLGANFAQRDLSDTAVDTRIRSRLGMRGVSTGGGNDAGPNGNRLLLGGANSAAGTYGDDSAWGLEAAFAMGPFSVQGEYIQRDLEGDAAGVQDIEATGYYAQLAYTLTGEAREYKLGKFDKIKPENKQVGAWEVFYRYDNISVEDDNGVFAAIDDVEGKVHNLGVNWYANEAVKLSGVYVKAKTDNAANTVGDDDGDGFVVRAQYVF; this is encoded by the coding sequence ATGATCCGCAAGCACTTCGCCGGCATCGCCGCCAGCGCCCTGGCCCTGGCCGTTTCCGCTCAAGCCGTTGCCGGTACCGTGACCACCGACGGCGCCGATATCGTCCTCAAGACCAAGGGTGGTCTGGAAGTCGCTACCGCGGACAAGGAATTCGCCTTCAAGGTCGGCGGTCGTCTGCAGGCAGACTACAGCAGCTTCGATGGCTTCTACACTGTTAATGGCAACACCGCCGATGCTGCCTATTTCCGCCGTGCCTTCCTGGAAATTTCCGGCGTGGCCTACAAGGACTGGGCCTACACCATCAACTACGACTTCTCCCACAACGCCGGCAGCCAGGAAGACGGCTACTTCGACGAGGCCTCCATCGCCTACACCGGCTTCAAGCCGGTAACCATCAAGGTCGGTCGCTTCGACCCGGCCTTCGGTCTGGAGAAGGCCACCAGCTCCAAGTGGGTGACCGCCCAGGAGCGCAACGCTGCCTATGATCTGGTCGACTGGGCCAACGGCCACCAGAATGGTCTGGGCATCGAGGTTTCCGCCACTCCCACCGAGTCGCTGTTCGGCTCCGTCGGTGTGAGCGCCAAGGACCAGAACGACGTCGACGGCGAAAGCGTCAAGCAGGTCAACCTGCGCGGCGTGTTCGCTCCGTTGCACGAGTCCGGCAACGTCCTGCACCTGGGTGCCAACTTCGCCCAGCGCGACCTTTCCGACACCGCGGTCGACACCCGTATCCGCAGCCGCCTGGGCATGCGCGGCGTGAGCACCGGCGGTGGCAACGACGCCGGCCCCAACGGCAACCGCCTGCTGCTCGGTGGCGCCAACAGTGCGGCCGGCACCTACGGCGACGACAGCGCCTGGGGTCTGGAAGCCGCCTTCGCCATGGGCCCGTTCTCGGTGCAGGGCGAATACATCCAGCGTGACCTGGAAGGCGACGCCGCCGGCGTCCAGGACATCGAGGCTACCGGCTATTACGCTCAGCTCGCTTACACCCTCACTGGCGAGGCCCGCGAGTACAAGCTCGGCAAGTTCGACAAGATCAAGCCGGAGAACAAGCAGGTCGGTGCCTGGGAAGTGTTCTACCGCTACGACAACATCAGCGTGGAAGACGACAACGGCGTCTTTGCCGCCATCGACGATGTCGAAGGCAAGGTGCACAACCTGGGCGTGAACTGGTACGCCAACGAAGCGGTCAAGCTGAGCGGTGTATATGTCAAGGCCAAGACCGACAACGCCGCCAACACTGTCGGCGACGACGACGGCGACGGTTTCGTGGTCCGCGCCCAGTACGTGTTCTAA
- a CDS encoding LysR family transcriptional regulator: MKAPRVTLEQWRTLQAVVDHGGFAQAAEALHRSQSSISYTVARMQEQLGVPLLRIDGRKAVLTEAGALLLRRSRQLVKQASQLEELAHHMEQGWEAEVRLVLDAAYPTRQVVEALSAFMPQSRGCRVLLREEVLSGVEEALTEGEADLAISGLILPGQLGTDLANVEFVAVAHPDHALHRLQRELTFQDLEAQLQIVTRDSGRRQQRDVGWLGAEQRWTVGSLATAATFVSSGLGFAWLPSHLIQRELAEGKLKPLPLGNGARREMRFFLYPNKDRQMGPATRILSELLRQSALASNNA; this comes from the coding sequence ATGAAAGCCCCCCGCGTAACTCTCGAGCAATGGCGTACCCTGCAGGCGGTCGTCGACCACGGCGGCTTCGCTCAGGCGGCCGAAGCACTGCACCGCTCGCAGTCGTCGATCAGCTACACGGTCGCCCGCATGCAGGAGCAGCTCGGCGTACCGCTGCTGCGCATCGACGGACGCAAGGCAGTGCTCACCGAAGCAGGCGCCCTGCTCCTGCGGCGCTCGCGGCAACTGGTCAAGCAGGCCAGCCAGCTCGAGGAGCTTGCTCATCACATGGAGCAGGGCTGGGAAGCCGAGGTACGCCTGGTCCTGGACGCCGCCTATCCGACCCGCCAGGTGGTCGAAGCCCTCTCCGCCTTCATGCCGCAAAGCCGCGGTTGCCGCGTGCTGCTGCGCGAGGAGGTGCTGTCCGGCGTCGAGGAGGCGCTCACCGAGGGCGAGGCCGATCTGGCCATCAGCGGCCTGATCCTGCCCGGCCAACTGGGTACCGACCTGGCCAACGTCGAGTTCGTCGCCGTCGCTCACCCCGATCACGCACTGCATCGCCTGCAGCGCGAGCTGACTTTCCAGGATCTGGAAGCCCAGCTACAAATCGTCACTCGCGACTCCGGCCGTCGCCAGCAGCGTGACGTCGGCTGGCTCGGCGCGGAACAGCGCTGGACCGTTGGCAGCCTGGCCACCGCTGCCACCTTCGTCAGCAGCGGTCTCGGCTTCGCCTGGCTGCCCAGCCACCTGATCCAGCGCGAACTGGCAGAAGGCAAGCTCAAACCGCTGCCACTGGGCAACGGGGCCCGACGCGAGATGCGCTTCTTCCTCTACCCGAACAAGGACCGGCAGATGGGTCCCGCTACCCGCATCCTCAGCGAACTGCTGCGCCAGAGTGCCCTCGCAAGCAACAATGCCTGA
- a CDS encoding DEAD/DEAH box helicase, producing the protein MFADYGLHERLLKALSSLSFTEPTAVQAAAIPPALAGRDLRVTAKTGSGKTAAFVLPLLHHLLQNSKPQAGARALILLPTRELALQTLKEVERFAQFTFIKAGLVTGGEGFKEQAAALRKNPEIVIGTPGRVLNHLETGSLTLGDVEVLVLDEADRMLDMGLSEDVLKIASACPQERQTLLFSATAGERALGQVVSAVLRDPEVLLLNRRDELNENLRQQIITADDVPHKERLLQWLLAHESFAQAIVFTNTRAQADRLSGVLRASAVRSYVLHGEKTQEERREAVERLRQGNINVLIATDVAARGLDIEGIDLVINFDMPRSGDEYVHRIGRAGRVGQAGQAISLICHNDWNLMSSIERYLRQSFERRQIKELLGSYLGPKKLKASGKAAGSKKKKLAKKSGTAAKGSSSKSPTRKGEKKSPAPALGDGFVAPRRKKPGAVEG; encoded by the coding sequence GTGTTTGCTGATTACGGTTTGCATGAGCGACTGCTCAAGGCGTTGTCGTCCCTGTCCTTCACCGAGCCGACTGCGGTTCAGGCGGCAGCCATCCCGCCGGCCTTGGCGGGGCGCGACCTGCGGGTGACCGCCAAGACCGGCAGCGGCAAGACGGCAGCCTTTGTCCTGCCGCTGCTGCACCATCTGCTCCAGAACAGCAAGCCGCAGGCTGGCGCGCGCGCCCTGATCCTGCTGCCGACCCGCGAACTGGCCCTGCAGACGCTCAAGGAGGTCGAGCGCTTCGCTCAGTTTACCTTCATCAAGGCCGGCCTGGTTACCGGCGGCGAAGGCTTCAAGGAACAGGCGGCCGCGCTGCGCAAGAATCCCGAGATCGTGATCGGTACCCCGGGGCGGGTACTCAACCACCTGGAGACCGGCAGCCTGACGCTGGGCGATGTCGAGGTACTGGTACTCGACGAGGCCGACCGCATGCTCGACATGGGGCTCAGCGAAGACGTGCTGAAGATCGCCAGTGCCTGCCCGCAAGAGCGGCAGACCCTGCTGTTCTCGGCCACTGCCGGTGAACGGGCGCTGGGGCAGGTGGTCAGCGCGGTACTGCGTGATCCGGAGGTGCTGTTGCTCAATCGTCGGGACGAGCTGAACGAAAACCTCCGCCAGCAGATCATCACGGCCGACGATGTGCCGCACAAGGAGCGCCTGCTGCAGTGGCTGCTGGCTCACGAGTCCTTCGCCCAGGCCATCGTCTTCACCAATACCCGAGCCCAAGCCGATCGCCTGTCCGGCGTGCTGCGTGCCTCGGCGGTGAGATCCTACGTGTTGCACGGCGAGAAGACCCAGGAGGAGCGCCGGGAGGCGGTCGAGCGCCTGCGTCAGGGCAACATCAATGTGCTGATCGCCACCGACGTGGCCGCACGTGGCCTGGACATCGAAGGGATCGACCTGGTGATCAACTTCGACATGCCGCGTAGCGGCGACGAGTATGTCCACCGCATCGGTCGCGCTGGTCGCGTCGGGCAGGCGGGCCAGGCGATCTCGCTGATCTGCCACAACGACTGGAACCTGATGTCCAGTATCGAGCGCTACCTCAGGCAGTCCTTCGAGCGTCGCCAGATCAAGGAACTGCTGGGCAGTTACCTTGGGCCGAAGAAGCTCAAGGCATCCGGCAAGGCGGCGGGCAGCAAGAAGAAAAAGCTGGCCAAGAAGTCTGGGACTGCGGCCAAGGGCAGCAGCAGCAAGTCGCCGACCCGCAAGGGCGAGAAGAAAAGCCCGGCCCCGGCTCTCGGTGATGGTTTCGTGGCCCCCAGGCGCAAGAAGCCGGGGGCAGTCGAGGGCTGA
- a CDS encoding lipid-binding SYLF domain-containing protein: MKLVQSVSRAEPVAVPQVAVSKAWQMLLAAIISVLLVLAASPARAADAAQLDKEAHAALQDLYAKVPAAKVLGEKARAILVFPSITKAGLVIGGQYGEGALIRGGKAVAYYSTAGASYGLQAGVQKYGYAMMFMTDEAFQALDKVDGFEVGVGPTVVVVDEGVARNATTATMKDDIYAFVFDQKGLMAGIGIQGTKITKLQK; this comes from the coding sequence ATGAAACTTGTCCAGTCCGTCTCGCGCGCCGAGCCGGTCGCTGTGCCCCAGGTGGCCGTGAGCAAGGCCTGGCAGATGCTGCTCGCCGCGATCATCAGCGTCTTGCTCGTGCTTGCGGCCAGCCCGGCCCGCGCCGCCGATGCGGCGCAGCTCGACAAGGAGGCGCATGCCGCCCTGCAGGACCTGTATGCGAAGGTACCGGCGGCCAAGGTGCTGGGCGAGAAGGCCCGGGCGATCCTGGTGTTTCCCAGCATCACCAAGGCCGGTCTGGTAATCGGTGGCCAGTACGGCGAGGGCGCGCTGATCCGCGGCGGCAAGGCCGTCGCCTACTACAGCACCGCCGGGGCCTCCTACGGCCTGCAGGCCGGGGTGCAGAAGTACGGCTACGCGATGATGTTCATGACCGACGAGGCCTTCCAGGCGCTCGACAAGGTGGACGGCTTCGAGGTCGGCGTCGGCCCGACCGTGGTGGTGGTCGACGAGGGCGTGGCCAGGAACGCCACCACCGCGACCATGAAGGACGACATCTATGCCTTCGTCTTCGACCAGAAGGGGCTGATGGCCGGGATCGGCATCCAGGGCACCAAGATCACCAAGCTGCAGAAGTAG